In Streptomyces sp. NBC_01551, one DNA window encodes the following:
- a CDS encoding GNAT family N-acetyltransferase encodes MLPTPGLDPDRPAGLRIGPLDLAARVDEALRVQAVAFGLSEEEVGIRRYIVQRHMTCSGARALGAFTDDGALAAFVYGMPNDRTHWWSTIVEPYLRAGGHDDWLDGSFVITELHVHPGFQGHGVGRTLITRITDSADERRSILSAIDTDSPARSLYRALGYTDLARRVHFPSASLPYAVMGAPLPLPRP; translated from the coding sequence ATGCTGCCTACGCCCGGGCTCGACCCCGACCGGCCCGCCGGACTCCGCATCGGCCCGCTCGATCTCGCCGCCCGGGTGGACGAGGCGCTGCGCGTCCAGGCCGTCGCCTTCGGGCTCAGCGAGGAGGAGGTCGGCATCCGGCGCTACATCGTGCAGCGCCACATGACCTGCTCCGGAGCCCGCGCGCTCGGCGCGTTCACCGACGACGGCGCGCTCGCCGCCTTCGTGTACGGGATGCCGAACGACCGTACGCACTGGTGGTCCACGATCGTCGAGCCGTACCTGCGGGCCGGCGGCCACGACGACTGGCTCGACGGCTCCTTCGTGATCACCGAACTGCACGTCCACCCCGGCTTCCAGGGCCACGGCGTCGGCCGCACCCTCATCACCCGGATCACCGACAGCGCCGACGAGCGCCGCTCGATCCTGTCCGCCATCGACACCGACAGCCCGGCGCGCTCGCTCTACCGGGCGCTCGGCTACACGGACCTCGCCCGCCGGGTGCACTTCCCGAGCGCGAGCCTCCCGTACGCCGTGATGGGCGCCCCGCTGCCGCTGCCGAGGCCCTGA
- a CDS encoding PucR family transcriptional regulator gives MPLTLASLVQHSALKLSVRAGEDRLDTPVRWAHVSELADPVPYMEGGELLLITAMKLDADDPEEMRRYVRRLAAAGVVGIGFAVGVNYEAVPEALVEAARAEDLPLLEVPRRTPFLAISKAVSAALAADQYRAVTAGFEAQRELTRAALSADGPAELLAKLAAHVHGWAALYDTSGAVVAAAPDWAARRAARLTPDVERLRERPAPASAVVGGSEDRVELQSLGTGRRARGALAVGTGAPLGTAERYAVHSAVALLTLTTERSRSLHDAESRLGAAVLRMLLAGEAEHARAVAGDLYGALLEAPFRIIVAEPALPGTAQPAGLALLADAVESAAARTGEALLVVPEPGRLAVLAADGGSAVQACADHAEALESRRGRESTGPEPDELVVGLSAAAGPSGVAAAFKQADQALSVARRRGRALVEHEDLATGSVLPLLADDAVRAFADGTLRALRDHDATGRGDLVASLQAWLSRHGQWDAAAADLGVHRHTLRYRMRRVEEILGRSLDDPDVRMELWLALKASPPAA, from the coding sequence ATGCCGCTCACCCTCGCCTCGCTCGTCCAGCACTCGGCGCTCAAACTCAGCGTCCGCGCGGGGGAGGACCGCCTCGACACCCCCGTGCGCTGGGCCCACGTCAGCGAGCTCGCCGACCCCGTCCCGTACATGGAGGGCGGCGAGCTGCTCCTGATCACCGCGATGAAGCTGGACGCGGACGACCCCGAGGAGATGCGGCGCTACGTACGCCGCCTGGCCGCGGCCGGGGTCGTCGGGATCGGCTTCGCCGTCGGCGTCAACTACGAGGCCGTCCCCGAGGCGCTGGTCGAGGCCGCGCGGGCGGAGGACCTGCCGCTGCTGGAGGTACCGCGCCGGACCCCGTTCCTCGCGATCAGCAAGGCCGTCTCGGCGGCGCTGGCGGCCGACCAGTACCGCGCCGTCACCGCCGGCTTCGAGGCGCAGCGGGAGCTGACCCGGGCCGCGCTCTCCGCCGACGGCCCCGCCGAGCTGCTGGCGAAACTGGCCGCGCACGTGCACGGCTGGGCGGCCCTGTACGACACCTCGGGCGCGGTCGTCGCGGCCGCCCCGGACTGGGCCGCGCGCCGGGCCGCCCGGCTGACCCCGGACGTGGAACGGCTGCGGGAGCGGCCCGCGCCCGCGAGCGCGGTGGTCGGAGGCTCGGAGGACCGCGTCGAGCTCCAGTCGCTGGGCACCGGGCGGCGGGCGCGCGGGGCCCTGGCGGTGGGTACGGGCGCCCCGCTGGGCACCGCCGAGCGGTACGCGGTGCACTCCGCGGTCGCGCTGCTGACGCTGACCACCGAACGGTCGCGGTCCCTGCACGACGCCGAGTCCCGGCTGGGCGCGGCGGTGCTGCGGATGCTGCTGGCCGGGGAGGCGGAGCACGCGCGGGCCGTCGCGGGGGACCTGTACGGGGCCCTGCTGGAGGCCCCGTTCCGGATCATCGTGGCCGAGCCGGCGCTGCCGGGGACCGCGCAGCCGGCGGGGCTGGCGCTGCTGGCCGACGCGGTGGAGTCGGCGGCGGCCCGCACCGGGGAGGCGCTGCTGGTGGTGCCGGAGCCGGGGCGACTGGCCGTACTGGCCGCCGACGGGGGCTCCGCCGTGCAGGCGTGCGCGGACCACGCGGAGGCGCTGGAGTCGCGGCGCGGGCGGGAGTCCACCGGGCCGGAGCCGGACGAGCTGGTGGTGGGGCTGTCCGCGGCCGCGGGGCCGAGCGGGGTGGCGGCCGCGTTCAAACAGGCCGACCAGGCCCTTTCGGTGGCACGGCGGCGGGGGCGGGCGCTCGTGGAGCACGAGGACCTGGCGACGGGGTCGGTGCTTCCGCTGCTCGCGGACGACGCGGTGCGGGCCTTCGCGGACGGCACGCTGCGGGCCCTGCGGGACCACGACGCGACCGGGCGCGGGGATCTGGTGGCCTCGTTGCAGGCGTGGCTGTCGCGGCACGGGCAGTGGGACGCGGCGGCGGCCGATCTCGGTGTGCACCGGCACACGCTGCGGTACCGGATGCGGCGGGTGGAGGAGATCCTGGGGCGGTCCCTGGACGACCCGGACGTCCGGATGGAGCTGTGGCTCGCCCTCAAGGCCAGCCCGCCTGCGGCGTAG
- a CDS encoding GNAT family N-acetyltransferase, whose amino-acid sequence MLTQTTTRVLEPSDLDAALAILGREPVENAFVTSRVQVAGLDPWRLGGEMWGWYADGELRSLCYAGANLVPVCAGPDAVRAFADRARRTGRRCSSIVGPSAATRLLWQLLEPTWGPARDIRSHQPLMVTEQPSAEVRPDALVRRIRKDEMDLIMPACVAMFTEEVGISPMAGDGGLLYQARVAELVAAGRSFARVEDGKVVFKAEIGAATSRACQIQGVWVAPEFRGRGHSESGMAAVVEYALRDVAPVVSLYVNDFNTAARAAYRRVGFREVGEFMSVLF is encoded by the coding sequence GTGTTGACGCAGACCACCACCCGGGTCCTTGAACCCAGTGATCTCGACGCCGCGCTCGCCATCCTCGGACGCGAGCCGGTCGAGAACGCGTTCGTCACCTCCCGGGTCCAGGTCGCCGGGCTCGACCCGTGGCGCCTGGGCGGCGAGATGTGGGGCTGGTACGCCGACGGCGAGCTGCGCTCCCTCTGCTACGCGGGCGCCAACCTCGTCCCCGTCTGCGCCGGACCCGACGCCGTGCGCGCCTTCGCCGACCGGGCCCGCCGCACCGGCCGCCGCTGCTCCTCCATCGTCGGCCCCTCCGCCGCCACCCGGCTGCTGTGGCAGCTCCTGGAGCCCACCTGGGGCCCCGCCCGCGACATCCGCTCCCACCAGCCGCTCATGGTCACCGAGCAGCCGTCCGCCGAGGTCCGCCCCGACGCGCTGGTCCGCCGGATCCGCAAGGACGAGATGGACCTGATCATGCCCGCCTGCGTGGCCATGTTCACCGAGGAGGTCGGCATCTCGCCGATGGCCGGCGACGGCGGGCTGCTCTACCAGGCCCGGGTCGCCGAGCTCGTCGCCGCCGGCCGCTCCTTCGCCCGGGTCGAGGACGGCAAGGTCGTTTTCAAGGCGGAGATCGGCGCCGCGACTTCCCGCGCCTGCCAGATCCAGGGCGTCTGGGTGGCCCCCGAGTTCCGCGGCCGCGGCCACTCCGAGAGCGGCATGGCCGCCGTCGTCGAGTACGCGCTGCGCGACGTGGCGCCGGTGGTCAGCCTCTATGTCAACGACTTCAACACCGCCGCGCGGGCGGCCTACCGGCGGGTCGGCTTCCGCGAGGTCGGCGAGTTCATGAGCGTCCTGTTCTGA
- a CDS encoding RIP metalloprotease, whose product MTLLLTLLGVLVFVVGLLFSIAWHELGHLSTAKLFGIRVPQYMVGFGRTIWSRKKGDTEYGIKAIPMGGYIRMIGMFPPGEDGKVTARSTSPFRSMIEDARSAAYEELQPGDESRLFYTRKPWKRVIVMFAGPFMNLVLALAIFFGVWMTFGISRNTNEIAGVTPCVIQQSEKREECKAGDPVAPAKKAGLRANDRIVAVGGKKVADWTALQKQIRDTVGSTTVTIVRDGGRIEVPVDLVENRVAKSDGRGGYVKGEYVTAGWLGFSPKTEIAALTFGESVDHMGEIVEGSVQSLVNLPAKIPALWNAAFSGAEREPDSPMGIVGAARISGDIAALDLPSEQRMSILLNVLGMFNLSLFLFNMLPLLPLDGGHIAGALWESLRRHVARIFRRADPGPFDVAKLMPAAYVVAGVFVCFTLLVLVADVVNPIKIT is encoded by the coding sequence ATGACCCTACTGCTGACCTTGCTGGGAGTGCTCGTCTTCGTCGTCGGGCTGCTGTTCTCCATCGCCTGGCACGAGCTCGGCCACCTCTCCACGGCCAAGCTCTTCGGCATCCGCGTGCCCCAGTACATGGTCGGATTCGGCCGGACCATCTGGTCGCGGAAGAAGGGCGACACCGAGTACGGGATCAAGGCCATCCCCATGGGCGGCTACATCCGCATGATCGGGATGTTCCCGCCCGGCGAGGACGGGAAGGTCACCGCCCGCTCCACCTCGCCCTTCCGCTCCATGATCGAGGACGCTCGTTCGGCGGCCTACGAGGAGCTCCAGCCGGGCGACGAGTCGCGGCTCTTCTACACGCGCAAGCCCTGGAAGCGCGTGATCGTGATGTTCGCGGGCCCCTTCATGAACCTGGTGCTCGCCCTGGCGATCTTCTTCGGCGTCTGGATGACCTTCGGGATCAGCCGGAACACCAACGAGATCGCCGGCGTCACGCCCTGCGTCATCCAGCAGAGCGAGAAGCGCGAGGAGTGCAAGGCCGGCGACCCGGTCGCCCCGGCCAAGAAGGCCGGGCTGAGGGCGAACGACCGGATCGTCGCCGTCGGCGGCAAGAAGGTCGCCGACTGGACCGCGCTGCAGAAGCAGATCCGCGACACCGTCGGCTCCACCACCGTCACCATCGTGCGCGACGGCGGGCGGATCGAGGTCCCGGTGGACCTGGTCGAGAACCGGGTCGCCAAGAGCGACGGCCGCGGCGGCTACGTCAAGGGCGAGTACGTGACGGCTGGCTGGCTCGGCTTCAGCCCCAAGACCGAGATCGCCGCCCTCACCTTCGGCGAGTCCGTGGACCACATGGGGGAGATCGTCGAGGGCAGCGTCCAGAGCCTGGTCAACCTGCCCGCCAAGATCCCCGCCCTGTGGAACGCCGCCTTCAGCGGGGCCGAGCGCGAGCCCGACTCCCCGATGGGCATCGTCGGCGCGGCCCGCATCAGCGGCGACATCGCCGCCCTCGACCTGCCCAGCGAACAGCGGATGTCGATCCTGCTGAACGTCCTCGGCATGTTCAACCTGTCGCTCTTCCTGTTCAACATGCTGCCCCTGCTGCCGCTCGACGGCGGGCACATCGCCGGCGCCCTGTGGGAGTCGCTGCGACGGCACGTGGCCCGGATCTTCCGCCGTGCCGACCCCGGCCCGTTCGACGTGGCGAAGCTGATGCCCGCCGCGTACGTGGTGGCCGGCGTGTTCGTCTGCTTCACGCTGCTGGTGCTCGTGGCGGACGTGGTGAACCCCATCAAGATCACCTAG
- a CDS encoding acyl-CoA dehydrogenase family protein yields the protein MSATQPKVTEREARQVAEAAREQDWRKPSFAKELFLGRFRLDLIHPHPLPADEDVRRGEAFLARLREFCESEIDGARIEREARIPDETVRGLKELGALGMKIDPKYGGLGLTQVYYNKALALVGSVSPAIGALLSAHQSIGVPQPLKMFGTQEQKDAYLPRCATTAISAFLLTEPDVGSDPARLATTAVPDTEGGEDAYILDGVKLWTTNGVVADLLVVMARVPKSENHRGGITAFVVEADSPGITVEHRNAFMGLRGLENGVTRFHRVRVPAAQRIGAEGAGLKIALTTLNTGRLSLPAMCVGAGKWCLKIAREWSGVREQWGRPVARHEAVGAKISFIAATTFALEAVVDLASQMADEDRNDIRIEAALAKLYGSEMACLMADELVQIRGGRGFETAESLAARGERAVPAEQMLRDLRINRIFEGSTEIMHLLIAREAVDAHLSVAGDLIDPDKDLGDKAKAGARAAGFYARWLPKLATGPGQVPGTYRAFHPAGHPDLATHLRYVERSARKLARSTFYAMSRWQGRMETKQGFLGRVVDIGAELFAMSAACVRAEHLRASGDHGREAYQLADAFCRQSRIRVEELFGRLWSNTDDLDRKVVAGVMSGTYTWLEEGVLDPSGDGPWIADATPGPSTHKNVHRPLR from the coding sequence ATGTCCGCAACACAGCCCAAGGTGACCGAGCGCGAGGCACGGCAGGTCGCGGAAGCGGCCCGGGAACAGGACTGGCGTAAACCCAGTTTCGCCAAGGAACTGTTCCTCGGGCGGTTCCGGCTCGACCTGATCCACCCCCACCCGCTGCCCGCCGACGAGGACGTCCGGCGCGGCGAGGCCTTCCTGGCCCGACTGCGGGAGTTCTGCGAGAGCGAGATCGACGGCGCCCGCATCGAGCGCGAGGCGCGGATCCCCGACGAGACCGTGCGCGGGCTCAAGGAGCTCGGCGCCCTCGGGATGAAGATCGACCCCAAGTACGGGGGGCTCGGCCTCACCCAGGTCTACTACAACAAGGCCCTCGCCCTGGTCGGCTCGGTCAGCCCCGCCATCGGGGCGCTGCTCTCCGCCCACCAGTCGATCGGCGTGCCCCAGCCGCTGAAGATGTTCGGCACGCAGGAGCAGAAGGACGCCTACCTGCCGCGCTGCGCGACCACCGCGATCAGCGCCTTCCTCCTCACCGAGCCCGACGTCGGCTCAGACCCGGCGCGGCTGGCGACGACCGCCGTCCCGGACACGGAGGGCGGCGAGGACGCGTACATCCTCGACGGCGTGAAGCTGTGGACCACCAACGGGGTCGTCGCCGACCTGCTGGTGGTGATGGCCCGGGTGCCCAAGAGCGAGAACCACCGCGGCGGGATCACCGCCTTCGTCGTCGAGGCCGACTCGCCGGGGATCACCGTCGAGCACCGCAACGCCTTCATGGGCCTGCGCGGCCTGGAGAACGGCGTCACCCGCTTCCACCGCGTCCGGGTCCCCGCCGCCCAGCGGATCGGCGCCGAGGGAGCCGGCCTCAAGATCGCCCTGACCACGCTCAACACGGGCCGGCTGTCGCTGCCCGCCATGTGCGTCGGCGCCGGGAAGTGGTGCCTGAAGATCGCCCGCGAGTGGTCCGGCGTACGCGAGCAGTGGGGGCGCCCGGTCGCCCGCCACGAGGCCGTCGGCGCCAAGATCTCCTTCATCGCCGCCACCACCTTCGCCCTCGAAGCGGTCGTCGACCTCGCCTCCCAGATGGCCGACGAGGACCGCAACGACATCCGCATCGAGGCCGCCCTCGCCAAGCTCTACGGCTCCGAGATGGCCTGCCTGATGGCCGACGAGCTCGTCCAGATCCGGGGCGGGCGCGGCTTCGAGACCGCCGAGTCGCTGGCCGCCCGCGGCGAGCGGGCCGTGCCCGCCGAGCAGATGCTGCGCGACCTGCGCATCAACCGGATCTTCGAGGGCTCGACGGAGATCATGCACCTGCTGATCGCCCGCGAGGCCGTCGACGCCCACCTGTCCGTCGCCGGCGACCTCATCGACCCCGACAAGGACCTCGGCGACAAGGCCAAGGCGGGCGCCCGCGCCGCCGGGTTCTACGCCCGCTGGCTGCCCAAGCTCGCCACCGGACCCGGCCAGGTCCCCGGCACGTACCGGGCCTTCCACCCGGCCGGACACCCCGACCTCGCCACTCACCTGCGCTACGTCGAGCGCAGCGCCCGCAAACTCGCCCGGTCCACCTTCTACGCCATGTCGCGCTGGCAGGGCCGCATGGAGACCAAGCAGGGCTTCCTCGGCCGCGTCGTGGACATCGGGGCCGAGCTGTTCGCGATGAGTGCCGCCTGCGTGCGCGCCGAGCACCTGCGCGCGAGCGGCGACCACGGCCGCGAGGCCTACCAGCTGGCCGACGCCTTCTGCCGGCAGTCCCGGATCCGCGTCGAGGAGCTCTTCGGCCGGCTCTGGTCCAACACCGACGACCTCGACCGCAAGGTCGTCGCGGGCGTCATGTCCGGCACCTACACCTGGCTGGAGGAAGGGGTCCTCGACCCGTCCGGCGACGGCCCCTGGATCGCGGACGCCACCCCCGGCCCCTCTACGCACAAAAACGTACACCGCCCCCTGCGCTGA
- a CDS encoding aldehyde dehydrogenase family protein yields MTSTHAFWLAGRQATGESSFDVHNPWDGRLVGTVSVPTDAQVEEAVAAAHAVTAEFSATPAHVRAAALDHVSKRLAERTEEIAQLISAENGKPVKWARGEVGRAVSVFRFAAEEARRFNGGDAQRLDTDAGGVGRLALTRRFVKGPVLGIAPFNFPLNLCAHKVAPAIAVGAPIILKPAPATPLSGLILGELLAETDLPAGSWSVLTVANDKMPALVKDERLPVISFTGSDTVGYAIQQSVPHKHCTLELGGNAAAVVLDDWSSEADLDWAATRIATFSNYQAGQSCISVQRVIADASVYDRLVEKVVAGVQAQVTGDPSDSATDVGPLVSEDAAKRVEAWVEEAVSAGAKLLTGGKRDGATFEPTVLADVPAGVKLATEEVFGPVLTLTKVENTDEAFAAVNDSKFGLQTGVFTRNVQTAFRAHRELEVGGVIIGDAPSYRADQMPYGGAKQSGVGREGVRYAMDDYTYERVLVLTGLDI; encoded by the coding sequence ATGACTTCCACCCACGCCTTCTGGCTGGCCGGCCGCCAGGCCACCGGCGAGTCCAGCTTCGACGTCCACAACCCGTGGGACGGCCGGCTGGTCGGCACCGTCAGCGTGCCCACCGACGCCCAGGTCGAAGAGGCCGTGGCCGCCGCGCACGCCGTGACGGCGGAGTTCTCCGCGACGCCCGCGCACGTACGGGCCGCCGCCCTGGACCACGTGTCCAAGCGGCTCGCCGAGCGCACCGAGGAGATCGCCCAGCTGATCTCCGCCGAGAACGGCAAGCCCGTCAAGTGGGCCCGCGGTGAGGTCGGCCGTGCGGTGTCCGTGTTCCGTTTCGCCGCCGAAGAGGCCCGCCGCTTCAACGGCGGAGACGCCCAGCGCCTCGACACCGACGCCGGTGGCGTCGGCCGCCTGGCCCTGACCCGCCGCTTCGTCAAGGGCCCGGTCCTCGGCATCGCGCCGTTCAACTTCCCGCTGAACCTGTGCGCCCACAAGGTGGCCCCGGCCATCGCCGTCGGCGCGCCGATCATCCTCAAGCCCGCCCCGGCCACGCCGCTCTCCGGCCTGATCCTGGGCGAGCTGCTCGCCGAGACCGACCTCCCGGCCGGCTCCTGGTCCGTCCTGACGGTCGCCAACGACAAGATGCCGGCCCTGGTGAAGGACGAGCGCCTGCCCGTCATCTCCTTCACCGGTTCCGACACCGTCGGCTACGCCATCCAGCAGTCGGTGCCCCACAAGCACTGCACCCTGGAGCTCGGTGGCAACGCCGCCGCCGTCGTCCTGGACGACTGGTCCTCCGAGGCCGACCTCGACTGGGCCGCGACCCGTATCGCGACCTTCTCGAACTACCAGGCCGGCCAGTCCTGCATCTCCGTGCAGCGCGTGATCGCCGACGCCTCCGTCTACGACCGCCTCGTCGAGAAGGTCGTCGCGGGCGTCCAGGCGCAGGTCACCGGCGACCCGTCCGACTCGGCCACCGACGTCGGCCCGCTGGTCTCCGAGGACGCCGCCAAGCGCGTCGAGGCCTGGGTCGAGGAGGCCGTGTCCGCCGGCGCGAAGCTGCTCACCGGCGGCAAGCGCGACGGCGCCACGTTCGAGCCGACCGTCCTCGCCGACGTCCCGGCGGGCGTCAAGCTGGCCACCGAGGAGGTCTTCGGCCCGGTCCTGACCCTGACGAAGGTCGAGAACACCGACGAGGCCTTCGCCGCCGTCAACGACTCGAAGTTCGGCCTCCAGACCGGCGTCTTCACCCGCAACGTCCAGACGGCGTTCCGCGCCCACCGCGAGCTCGAAGTCGGCGGTGTGATCATCGGCGACGCGCCGTCCTACCGCGCCGACCAGATGCCGTACGGCGGCGCCAAGCAGTCCGGCGTGGGCCGCGAGGGTGTCCGCTACGCGATGGACGACTACACGTACGAGCGAGTCCTGGTCCTGACCGGCCTCGACATCTGA
- the dxr gene encoding 1-deoxy-D-xylulose-5-phosphate reductoisomerase — MSDSPAPLADPHLLFDAAAGRRDIVILGSTGSIGTQAIDLALRNPDRFRVTALSAAGGRVGLLAEQARLLRVNTVAVAREDVVPALKEALSAQYGAGEPLPEILAGPDAATELAASPCHTVLNGITGSIGLAPTLAALRAGRTLALANKESLIVGGPLVKALAKPGQIIPVDSEHAALFQALAAGTRADVRKLVVTASGGPFRGRTRAELAGVTVKDALAHPTWAMGPVITINSATLVNKGLEVIEAHLLYDIPFDRIEVVVHPQSYVHSMVEFTDGSTLAQATPPDMRGPIAIGLGWPERIPDAAPAFDWTKASTWEFFPLDTEAFPSVGLARHVGTLGGTAPAVFNAANEECVEAFLAGRLPFTAIMDTVSAVVDEHGTPDAGTSLTVADVLEAETWARARAQEMAARAAVEASA, encoded by the coding sequence ATGAGCGACAGTCCAGCCCCCCTCGCCGACCCGCACCTCCTCTTCGACGCCGCGGCCGGCCGCCGGGACATCGTCATCCTCGGGTCGACCGGGTCCATCGGGACCCAGGCCATCGATCTCGCCCTGCGCAACCCGGACCGCTTCCGGGTCACCGCGCTGTCCGCCGCCGGCGGGCGCGTCGGGCTGCTGGCCGAGCAGGCCCGGCTGCTGCGGGTGAACACCGTGGCCGTCGCCCGGGAGGACGTCGTACCGGCCCTGAAGGAGGCGCTGAGCGCCCAGTACGGGGCCGGCGAGCCGCTGCCGGAGATCCTCGCCGGTCCCGACGCGGCGACCGAGCTGGCCGCCTCCCCGTGCCACACCGTCCTCAACGGCATCACCGGCTCCATCGGTCTCGCGCCCACCCTCGCCGCGCTGCGGGCCGGCCGGACCCTGGCCCTGGCCAACAAGGAGTCGCTGATCGTCGGCGGCCCGCTGGTCAAGGCGCTGGCGAAGCCCGGCCAGATCATCCCGGTCGACTCCGAGCACGCGGCCCTGTTCCAGGCGCTCGCCGCCGGCACCCGGGCCGACGTGCGCAAGCTCGTGGTCACCGCCTCCGGCGGGCCCTTCCGCGGCCGCACCCGCGCCGAGCTGGCCGGAGTGACCGTCAAGGACGCCCTCGCACACCCCACCTGGGCCATGGGCCCGGTGATCACCATCAACTCCGCGACCCTGGTCAACAAGGGCCTGGAGGTCATCGAGGCGCACCTGCTCTACGACATCCCCTTCGACCGCATCGAGGTCGTCGTGCACCCGCAGTCCTACGTGCACTCGATGGTGGAGTTCACGGACGGCTCCACGCTCGCCCAGGCCACTCCGCCGGACATGCGCGGCCCCATCGCGATCGGCCTGGGCTGGCCCGAGCGGATCCCGGACGCGGCCCCCGCCTTCGACTGGACCAAGGCCTCGACCTGGGAGTTCTTCCCGCTGGACACCGAGGCCTTCCCGTCGGTCGGCCTGGCCCGGCACGTCGGCACCCTGGGCGGCACCGCGCCCGCCGTGTTCAATGCGGCGAACGAGGAGTGTGTCGAAGCCTTCCTCGCCGGTCGGCTGCCGTTCACAGCAATCATGGATACGGTCTCTGCCGTGGTCGATGAGCACGGGACACCGGACGCGGGAACTTCCCTCACCGTCGCGGACGTCCTCGAAGCGGAGACCTGGGCCAGGGCCCGGGCACAAGAGATGGCGGCCCGGGCCGCCGTGGAGGCGAGCGCATGA
- the ispG gene encoding flavodoxin-dependent (E)-4-hydroxy-3-methylbut-2-enyl-diphosphate synthase produces MTAISLGMPSVPTKLADRRVSRKIQVGSVAVGGDAPISVQSMTTTRTSDIGATLQQIAELTASGCNIVRVACPTQDDADALAVIAKKSQIPVIADIHFQPKYVFAAIDAGCAAVRVNPGNIKQFDDKVKEIARAAKDAGTPIRIGVNAGSLDARLLKKYGKATPEALVESALWEASLFEEHGFSDIKISVKHNDPVVMVNAYRQLAAACDYPLHLGVTEAGPAFQGTIKSAVAFGALLSEGIGDTIRVSLSAPPAEEVKVGIQILESLNLKPRRLEIVSCPSCGRAQVDVYKLAEEVTAGLEGMEVPLRVAVMGCVVNGPGEAREADLGVASGNGKGQIFVKGEVIKTVPESKIVETLIEEAMKIAEQMEKDGIPSGEPTVAIGV; encoded by the coding sequence ATGACTGCCATCTCTCTCGGAATGCCGTCCGTGCCGACGAAGCTTGCCGACCGACGCGTCAGCCGCAAGATCCAGGTCGGTTCCGTGGCCGTCGGTGGCGACGCGCCCATCTCGGTGCAGTCGATGACCACCACCCGCACGTCCGACATCGGCGCGACGCTCCAGCAGATCGCCGAGCTGACCGCGTCCGGCTGCAACATCGTCCGCGTGGCCTGCCCCACGCAGGACGACGCCGACGCCCTCGCCGTCATCGCGAAGAAGTCGCAGATCCCGGTCATCGCCGACATCCACTTCCAGCCCAAGTACGTCTTCGCCGCCATCGACGCCGGCTGCGCCGCCGTCCGCGTGAACCCGGGCAACATCAAGCAGTTCGACGACAAGGTCAAGGAGATCGCGCGCGCCGCCAAGGACGCGGGCACCCCGATCCGGATCGGCGTCAACGCGGGCTCCCTCGACGCCCGCCTGCTGAAGAAGTACGGCAAGGCCACCCCCGAGGCGCTCGTCGAGTCCGCGCTGTGGGAGGCGTCCCTCTTCGAGGAGCACGGCTTCTCCGACATCAAGATCTCGGTCAAGCACAACGACCCCGTCGTGATGGTCAACGCCTACCGCCAGCTCGCCGCCGCCTGCGACTACCCGCTGCACCTCGGCGTCACCGAGGCCGGCCCCGCCTTCCAGGGCACCATCAAGTCCGCCGTCGCCTTCGGCGCGCTGCTCTCCGAGGGCATCGGCGACACCATCCGCGTCTCCCTCTCGGCCCCGCCGGCCGAGGAGGTCAAGGTCGGCATCCAGATCCTGGAGTCCCTGAACCTCAAGCCGCGCCGCCTGGAGATCGTCTCCTGCCCGTCCTGCGGCCGCGCCCAGGTCGACGTCTACAAGCTGGCCGAGGAGGTCACGGCGGGCCTGGAGGGCATGGAGGTCCCGCTGCGCGTCGCCGTCATGGGCTGCGTCGTCAACGGCCCGGGCGAGGCCCGCGAGGCCGACCTCGGCGTCGCCTCCGGCAACGGCAAGGGCCAGATCTTCGTGAAGGGCGAGGTCATCAAGACCGTCCCGGAGTCGAAGATCGTGGAGACCCTCATCGAAGAGGCGATGAAGATCGCCGAGCAGATGGAGAAGGACGGCATCCCCTCCGGCGAGCCGACCGTGGCCATCGGCGTCTGA